CCATAGCGATGGCCGGGCACGGGGGTGGCGATTCCGGATAGCAACCAGGAATCAGCGAGGTCATCGCCGCAAGGGTCCAGGCCAACCCGATCTTGCCCATGATTCAGCGTAAGCCGGGCCTTGGTCCCTGCACCCGGATCCCAGGCAAAAGCACCCGCATCGTTACGGCACCCACGGGCCCGTTGCCGAACCGACACCACGCCCCAATTGCCGCCTAGGCTGGAAGCCGCAATCCGCCGTCGTGCATTTCCGCGAGGCCGTCGAGCAGCAACCCGTCGAGTGCCCGTTCCAGCTGTTCCGGTGCTGAATTGAGCCGGTGCAGCGCCGCTAGCGGGACCCCGACGCCGGATGGGGCGAAACCGAGGTCGGCAGGCGCCTGTTCAAACATTTCGCGAGGAACCGGGGTATCAGCTTCGCGGAGGACGGCCATCACGGCTCCGCGGACTTGCCGGTCAGTGCCGTGCCAGGACTGGCCCTTGGGCGTGTACGACGGCGGCGGCTCACCTGCCGCGAGCCAGGCGCAGCTCGAGCGCACGGGGCACTCCACGCATTTGGGAGTGCGCGCAGTGCACACCATGGCACCGAGTTCCATGACGGAGGCGTTCCACCGCACGGACAGGGTGCGGTCTTCGGGCAGCACGGCGTCGGCCAGGCGCATCTCCGCTGCGGTGAGCGTCGGAGCGGGCAGGGCGTGACCGGAGATGAGGCGTGCATGGACGCGGCGAATGTTGGTGTCCACCACTGTTTCGCGGCGTCCGAAAGCAAAGGCGGCGACGGCGGCAGCGGTGTAATTCCCGACGCCCGGCAAGGTAAGGAGCTCCGGACAGCTGTCCGGGACCTCGCCTCCGTGCTCGTTCCGGATTGCGACGGCGGCCGCGTGCAGTCGCAGCGCCCGGCGCGGATAGCCAAGACGGCCCCAATGGCGCACCGCCTCCCCTGAAGGCTCGCTGGCAAGGTGGGTGGGCGTGGGCCAGCGTTCCATCCAGTCCCGCCAGACCGGCAGCACGCGGACCACCGGGGTCTGTTGGAGCATGACTTCGCTGACCAGGATCCCCCAAGCGCTGCACTCAGCCTCGCGCCACGGGAGGTCTCTTGCGGTCTCGCCGAACCATTCGTCCAGGGCGTGGTGGAGCTCACCGAGGTGGTCGGTACCGGGAAGTGCCATGCGTCAGATCTCCCGGACTGTTGAGGTTGGCTGGCGCCGGAGCGCCGGAATGCTGCCCTCTACTGTAGTGGAAACGGGAACGGCAATGCTGCTGCGGTGCACGTCACACAGGGTGGGTTTGGCGTCCGGCGGCGTGGTGGTGGCGTGCTGCGGAGTGGGCCCGCCTAGCCTAGAAACATGGCCAATCAGGGTAAGAACCAGTCGTCCGCGCGCACATCAGCGCCGGCGAAGGGTTCTGCCCGTAATTCGGGCGGTGCAGGCCGCCCTGGCACCCCGACGCAGAGTCGACGTCCAAGCCCGGCCGTATACCGCCGTCGTAGGCAGTTTGTCTTCGGTGCGCTGCTGCTGGTGATCGCCCTGGTGGTGGCTGGCGTGATGGCAATCAGCGGTGCGCTCGCAAGTAAGTCCGAGCCGCAAGCGATCAACACGGTGGAACCATCGCAGGTCCCCACCCAAGGGAATGCGCCCACAGCAGGCACCGCTTCCCCTTCCGCAAAGCCCACGCCGGTATGCGACCTGAACCTGGTGACCGTCGCTGCTGCTACCGACAAGCCAGCCTATGGGGCGGAAGAAAAGCCGCTGCTCACCATGACCATCACCAACGGCGGGACGGCGCCATGCGAGGTCAACGTTGGCACGTCGCAGATGGAGTATGTGGTGATGAGCGGCTCGGACCGGATCTTCTCCTCCAAGGATTGCCAGGCAGGAAGTGAAGACCTGGTCAAGACCATCCAGCCCGGCAAGAGCGAGACCGCAAACTTCCCATGGCAACGCAACCGGACGCTGGAAGGCTGCGCTGCGATCGACGCAAAGCCCGGCACAGGCGGCGCCTACTACACGTTCGAGGCCCGGTTGGGGAACAAGTCCAGCGCCAAGGCGGTATTTCAACTGAACTAGCGGCTGGTTGAGGGCGACCGGAAAGCGTCCGACGGCGGCAAGCGGCTTTTAGAGGAAACGGTCCAGCAAGCTTGCCTCGGCCATGCGGCTCAAACCTTCGCGGACGGTGCGTGCGCGCTGATCGCCGATTCCATCCACGGTCATGAGGTCATCGATGGTGGCTGCCATGAGGTTCTGCAAGCCGCCGAAGTAGTCCACCAAGCGATCGGCGACGGCCTTCGGCACGGACTTGAGGCCGGACAGGAGACGGTAGCCGCGGGGTTGGACCACAGCATCCAGCTGCTCAACGCCACCAGCGAAGCCGATGATGTGGGCGATCCTGCTGAGGTCAATCAATTCCGTCGGGCCAAGGTTAAGGAGTGCCTGCACGGCTTCCTCGATGTCCTCGGGTGTGGCGTCCGGATCTGAGTAATCGCGGATGATGACGTCGCTGCCGGGGCCGCGGCCCATGGTGAGTTCCTCCACCTGCAGCGAGAGCAAGCGGCCGTCTTCGCCCAGTTCCAGGACATATTGGGCAATTTCCTCGGAAATGCGGCGGACCATTTCCTGGCGTTGTAGGGTGACCGCGACGTCCCTGACGGTGACCAGTGCTTCAATCTCAAGTGCTGAAAGGGAACTGGTGACTTGGTCCAGCCTGGCGCTGTACCGCTCCAACGTTGCGAGGGCCTGGTTGGCGCGGGCGAGGACTTTCTCCGAGCCCTCCAGCACGTGGCGCAAGCCATTCACGTACAGCGCGATGATCTGCATGGACTGGCTGACAGAGATAACGGGAACGCCGGTCTGGATGGCGACGCGCTCGGCTGTGCGGTGCCTGGTGCCGGATTCCTGGGTCTCGATGCTCGAGTCGGGAACAAGCTGCACAGCGGCGCGGACAATATTGCTGGCGTCTTTGTCGCAGATGATGGCGCCGTCCATCTTGGCGAGCTCACGCAGACGGGTGGGCGAGAATTCGATGCCGATATCGAATCCGCCGGAACAGATGGAATCGATCGTGCGGTCCGAGCCCAACACAATCAAGGCGCCGGTGCGTCCACGAAGGATGCGCTCCAAGCCGTCCCGTAAGGGAGTTCCGGGTGCGACTCTGGCCAGAGTCGCCTTGAGCGACTCTTCCGGGCTCCGGGCCATAGGGTTTCCCTTCGAAGGTGCAAGCCATGGCTCACAGAAAAGCTGAATCCGGCATCTGCGGGCGCTTCGAAAAATGCCCTGATGACGACTAGCACCATGATATGGCTTCCGGGCACCGTTAACCGCACCAGCAAGCCCCAAAGTGGGTCATTTCGTTATGTACGGGAACTGCCTGAAGGTGCGTTTTCTTGCCTCGCTGGCAAGGGCTGTTTGGGCCTATTGGGTGGTTGACGTGCGTCAATATAACAAATTGGTGTAGATATTCTAGTAATCCACCTGCCGCTTGAGCTTGTTTCCCAGCCATAGCATCGCCAGGCTCACCGCGAGGAAGCCGACGGAAATGGCCAGGGCAAAGACAATAACGCCGCCCCAGCCGCCTGCCCGGCTGGGGTCGATGAACCAATAGGGGTACCAGTTCACGAAAGCGCCGCGTATCAGGCTGTAGACCAGGTAGCCCACAGGGTAGAGCAGCCAGTACCAGATGTGGCGGGTGGTCAGGGTTGCCCGGGGTGGTTGGAAGAGCCAGTCCATCACCATGACCACAGGGATCAGGTAGTGGACCACGAAGTTGACCCAGGGAAGAAGTGAGCCCAGGTCCTCGCCGGCAAGCAAAGCTCCGAATACCAGTCCAACTACGGCCATGGCGATGGTCGCCGTGCCGCGGGTGACGTCGTCGATTTCGCTGGGTCGTTTCCGGATCAGGACCCTGTATCCGCTGATGAGCAGCACCACGGCCGCGAAGATATTGGACAGGTTGGTGAAGTAGCTGAAGAAGTTCCAGACGTCGTACCCCATGCCTAAATGAACCGTCAGCTGCGTTCCCACTGCCACCAAGGTCAAAAGGCCAAAGAAGAGGCGTCCCCCAATAAGCACAGTCCTTTTGGTCATGGCCCAATCCTTGCCGAAGCCGCGTCGCCGCATGCCTGC
This window of the Arthrobacter sp. StoSoilB5 genome carries:
- a CDS encoding A/G-specific adenine glycosylase yields the protein MALPGTDHLGELHHALDEWFGETARDLPWREAECSAWGILVSEVMLQQTPVVRVLPVWRDWMERWPTPTHLASEPSGEAVRHWGRLGYPRRALRLHAAAVAIRNEHGGEVPDSCPELLTLPGVGNYTAAAVAAFAFGRRETVVDTNIRRVHARLISGHALPAPTLTAAEMRLADAVLPEDRTLSVRWNASVMELGAMVCTARTPKCVECPVRSSCAWLAAGEPPPSYTPKGQSWHGTDRQVRGAVMAVLREADTPVPREMFEQAPADLGFAPSGVGVPLAALHRLNSAPEQLERALDGLLLDGLAEMHDGGLRLPA
- the disA gene encoding DNA integrity scanning diadenylate cyclase DisA is translated as MARSPEESLKATLARVAPGTPLRDGLERILRGRTGALIVLGSDRTIDSICSGGFDIGIEFSPTRLRELAKMDGAIICDKDASNIVRAAVQLVPDSSIETQESGTRHRTAERVAIQTGVPVISVSQSMQIIALYVNGLRHVLEGSEKVLARANQALATLERYSARLDQVTSSLSALEIEALVTVRDVAVTLQRQEMVRRISEEIAQYVLELGEDGRLLSLQVEELTMGRGPGSDVIIRDYSDPDATPEDIEEAVQALLNLGPTELIDLSRIAHIIGFAGGVEQLDAVVQPRGYRLLSGLKSVPKAVADRLVDYFGGLQNLMAATIDDLMTVDGIGDQRARTVREGLSRMAEASLLDRFL
- a CDS encoding Pr6Pr family membrane protein, whose product is MTKRTVLIGGRLFFGLLTLVAVGTQLTVHLGMGYDVWNFFSYFTNLSNIFAAVVLLISGYRVLIRKRPSEIDDVTRGTATIAMAVVGLVFGALLAGEDLGSLLPWVNFVVHYLIPVVMVMDWLFQPPRATLTTRHIWYWLLYPVGYLVYSLIRGAFVNWYPYWFIDPSRAGGWGGVIVFALAISVGFLAVSLAMLWLGNKLKRQVDY